Proteins co-encoded in one Bacillus paramycoides genomic window:
- a CDS encoding S-adenosylmethionine decarboxylase related protein, which translates to MEQFQNSLSITLLGSAGGAAKAVLAILNQAIVNEKDPIYETIKNVTFHLVDIKQKDRTYYDELFPNLKEQLFLSEIDLQDVVTFEQHLKQSGTSVVIDVSGADTIRVLSCCNELGICYINSALENEAVDQDDSLIGFQLTERYTRFEKEKEKFTNTKAIIGSGMNPGVVQWMVVELMKERPNEKPKACYIVEHDTSFLHDAALIKPHTLYASWAVERFLDEAIWSYPMYMSHHRPLYFYEDVYASEYKVKLGEKEFYGCLMPHEEVLILGKNFNMEVGFLYRINEYTTNIIRQNLDKVEDLWNWNRKVFNPAEEEIAGEDLVGVLLVYENSETYMYNVMNSSQVFHKYKTNATYFQVGCGIYAGLCSLLFDNFKQGAYYVEELLLNTESKYGEYLNLYMNDFVVGGNDFTDGLLHDRVRWI; encoded by the coding sequence GTGGAGCAGTTTCAGAATTCGTTATCGATTACATTACTTGGTAGTGCTGGTGGAGCAGCAAAAGCAGTTTTAGCAATTTTAAATCAAGCGATAGTAAATGAGAAAGACCCGATTTATGAAACGATAAAGAATGTGACATTTCATTTAGTTGATATAAAACAAAAAGATAGGACTTATTATGATGAGTTGTTTCCAAATTTGAAAGAGCAATTGTTTTTATCCGAAATAGACCTCCAAGATGTAGTGACATTTGAACAGCATTTAAAACAAAGTGGTACGAGCGTTGTTATTGATGTTTCAGGGGCAGATACAATTAGAGTATTAAGCTGTTGTAATGAACTTGGAATTTGTTATATTAATTCAGCTTTGGAAAATGAGGCGGTAGATCAGGACGATAGTTTAATCGGTTTTCAGCTTACGGAAAGATATACGCGGTTTGAGAAGGAAAAAGAGAAATTTACAAATACAAAAGCAATTATAGGCTCAGGTATGAATCCAGGTGTTGTTCAATGGATGGTTGTTGAACTTATGAAGGAACGTCCAAATGAAAAGCCAAAAGCATGTTATATAGTAGAACATGATACGTCATTTTTACATGATGCAGCACTTATAAAGCCTCATACACTTTATGCTTCATGGGCAGTAGAGCGATTTTTAGATGAAGCGATATGGAGTTATCCGATGTATATGAGTCATCATCGTCCTCTTTATTTTTATGAAGATGTATATGCTTCAGAGTATAAAGTAAAGTTAGGGGAGAAAGAGTTCTATGGTTGTTTAATGCCACATGAGGAAGTTTTAATTTTAGGGAAAAACTTTAACATGGAAGTTGGGTTTCTTTACCGAATTAATGAGTATACAACAAATATAATTAGGCAAAATTTAGATAAGGTAGAAGATTTATGGAACTGGAATCGTAAAGTATTTAATCCAGCCGAAGAAGAGATTGCTGGCGAGGATCTAGTCGGTGTATTACTCGTTTATGAAAATAGCGAGACATATATGTATAACGTAATGAATAGCAGTCAAGTTTTTCATAAATATAAAACGAATGCAACTTACTTCCAAGTAGGATGCGGAATTTATGCTGGCTTGTGTAGTTTGCTGTTCGATAACTTTAAACAAGGTGCTTATTATGTAGAGGAATTATTATTAAATACAGAAAGTAAGTATGGAGAATATTTGAATTTATATATGAATGATTTTGTAGTTGGTGGAAATGACTTTACGGATGGATTGCTGCATGATCGGGTAAGGTGGATATAA
- a CDS encoding cyclase family protein: MKVIDLSQTFENNMSQFPGTPKINLEAITSVEETGYQVTDFHSVVHVGTHCDAPAHFISGATTIDQLPLDQFVGEAVLIDVTHVQERKLPKEVLHNADIKEGDIVIFHSNLSTKWNTEAYEKEAFYLSEELAEELVQLKVKSVGLDFISPDEVTTETSPIHHILLGNNIYLIENLTNLDAIHTKRFFFSAAPLKIKNSDGAFARAFAVIF, from the coding sequence GTGAAAGTAATTGACCTATCGCAAACATTTGAAAACAATATGTCTCAATTTCCTGGAACACCAAAAATCAATTTAGAAGCCATTACAAGTGTTGAAGAGACAGGCTATCAAGTTACAGATTTTCATTCTGTCGTTCATGTTGGTACGCATTGTGATGCTCCTGCTCATTTCATTTCAGGCGCAACGACTATTGATCAATTGCCCCTAGATCAATTTGTAGGTGAAGCTGTTCTTATCGATGTAACTCATGTACAAGAACGAAAACTACCTAAAGAAGTATTACACAACGCTGACATAAAAGAAGGTGATATTGTCATTTTCCATTCCAATCTATCTACTAAATGGAATACAGAAGCATATGAGAAAGAAGCTTTTTATCTTTCTGAAGAATTAGCTGAAGAACTCGTTCAATTAAAAGTAAAATCTGTCGGTTTAGATTTCATCTCTCCTGATGAGGTAACGACAGAAACATCGCCAATTCATCACATACTACTTGGGAATAATATTTATTTAATCGAAAACTTAACAAACTTAGATGCCATTCACACGAAACGTTTCTTTTTCTCAGCAGCACCTTTAAAAATTAAAAATAGCGACGGTGCTTTCGCAAGAGCATTCGCTGTAATTTTTTAA
- a CDS encoding PRK06851 family protein — MTGNVLNYYAGGNTARGFHNLYEENLKGLNRLFILKGGPGTGKSSLIKAIGREWVEKGYDIEFLHCSSDNKSVDGVIIPKLKVGIVDGTSPHVIEPKMPGVVEEYINLGVAWDSDKLRKQKVEIERFVSEASKAFQAAYARFNEALVIHDEWEKIYIDNINFDKANELTDQLIQKLFTDKVGKQSLVKHRFLGAATPKGAVDFVPNLTEGLSHRYFIKGRPGSGKSTMLKKLAKAAEEKGFEVEVYHCGFDPKSLDMVIVRELGFAIFDSTAPHEYFPSREGDEIIDMYALIVTPGTDEKYATEIRDVSIQYKAKMNEAMSFLAKAKSVRDKLERIYIAAMDFSKVDVYKEEIQKEFERIAVSVTEKNK, encoded by the coding sequence GTGACAGGGAATGTATTGAATTATTATGCTGGTGGAAATACAGCTAGAGGATTTCATAATTTATACGAAGAGAATTTAAAAGGACTAAACAGATTATTTATTTTAAAGGGTGGACCTGGAACGGGAAAATCTTCTTTAATTAAGGCAATAGGTCGTGAATGGGTTGAAAAGGGATATGATATTGAATTTTTACACTGTTCTTCTGATAATAAATCGGTTGATGGTGTCATTATCCCGAAGTTAAAAGTAGGAATTGTTGATGGAACATCACCGCATGTTATTGAGCCGAAAATGCCAGGAGTTGTCGAGGAGTATATCAATTTAGGTGTTGCTTGGGATTCAGATAAATTAAGAAAGCAGAAGGTGGAAATTGAAAGATTTGTTTCAGAAGCAAGCAAAGCTTTTCAAGCTGCTTACGCTCGTTTTAACGAGGCATTAGTTATACATGATGAGTGGGAGAAAATATATATTGATAATATTAATTTTGATAAAGCAAATGAACTAACAGATCAGCTCATTCAGAAATTATTTACAGATAAAGTTGGGAAACAATCGCTTGTGAAACATCGCTTTTTAGGGGCAGCTACACCGAAAGGTGCAGTTGATTTTGTTCCTAATTTAACAGAGGGATTATCACATCGTTATTTTATAAAAGGACGCCCTGGCTCTGGAAAATCAACAATGCTCAAAAAATTAGCTAAGGCAGCAGAAGAAAAAGGATTTGAAGTTGAAGTATATCATTGTGGATTTGATCCAAAGAGTCTTGATATGGTGATCGTAAGAGAATTAGGATTTGCAATTTTTGATAGCACTGCGCCACATGAGTATTTTCCGAGCCGCGAAGGTGATGAAATTATAGATATGTATGCCTTGATCGTGACACCAGGGACAGATGAAAAATATGCGACAGAAATTCGTGATGTGTCGATTCAATATAAAGCAAAAATGAATGAAGCGATGTCTTTCTTAGCAAAGGCAAAATCAGTTCGTGATAAATTGGAACGAATTTATATTGCTGCTATGGATTTTTCAAAAGTAGATGTATATAAAGAGGAGATTCAAAAAGAGTTTGAACGAATTGCGGTTAGTGTAACAGAAAAGA